One window of the Rufibacter radiotolerans genome contains the following:
- a CDS encoding GNAT family N-acetyltransferase: MGSETLASFLMTFTFADTLSTGALCTLFNSAFSDYVLPMVLTEPVMTLKLTRDGTNLYLSPLALEQGKPVGFILNALGTWQGKRTAYNGGTGVVPEARGQALTAQLYAYVLPFLKAQGVEQCLLEVIQQNTRALGVYSRLGFKVTRSLKCFRGVKANLRWHTHTPQRVNFLKVAFPNWPLYQRFWDVAPSWQHQTASIDRSQGHVQIVEAQVDGRCVGYGIVYPLTGAVAQLAVDKAWRGQGIGQALLQEFLPFTTQPAVSMVNVEDGADSLLQFLQNRNMTETLSQYEMVWAV, from the coding sequence TTGGGTAGTGAAACCCTGGCCTCTTTTCTCATGACCTTTACCTTCGCTGACACGCTTTCTACAGGCGCCCTTTGTACGCTCTTCAATTCCGCCTTCTCAGATTATGTGCTGCCCATGGTGCTCACAGAGCCCGTCATGACCCTGAAACTCACCCGCGACGGCACCAACCTGTATCTGTCGCCGCTGGCCCTGGAGCAAGGCAAACCGGTAGGTTTTATCCTGAATGCGCTTGGGACCTGGCAAGGAAAAAGAACAGCGTACAACGGGGGAACGGGCGTGGTGCCCGAGGCACGGGGGCAGGCGCTCACGGCGCAGCTGTATGCCTATGTCCTGCCCTTTTTGAAAGCCCAAGGCGTGGAGCAGTGCCTGCTGGAGGTGATACAGCAAAATACCAGGGCGCTGGGGGTGTACAGCCGCCTGGGTTTTAAAGTGACCCGTTCGCTTAAGTGTTTCCGGGGAGTTAAAGCAAATTTACGCTGGCATACCCATACGCCGCAGCGAGTGAACTTTTTGAAGGTAGCTTTCCCTAACTGGCCCCTCTACCAACGCTTCTGGGACGTAGCGCCCAGCTGGCAGCACCAAACCGCCTCCATAGACCGCAGCCAGGGGCACGTGCAGATAGTAGAGGCGCAGGTAGATGGCCGGTGCGTGGGCTACGGCATTGTCTATCCTTTGACCGGAGCCGTGGCGCAGCTGGCAGTAGACAAAGCCTGGCGAGGGCAAGGCATAGGACAGGCCCTGCTGCAGGAATTTTTGCCATTCACTACCCAGCCCGCGGTGAGTATGGTGAATGTAGAGGACGGGGCAGACAGCCTGCTGCAGTTTTTGCAAAACAGAAATATGACTGAGACCCTGAGCCAATATGAAATGGTGTGGGCGGTGTGA
- a CDS encoding DUF4956 domain-containing protein, with amino-acid sequence MLDIFPDQPSFEYPALVNVLYALVWSFLLSSIVAITHKLTYRGDSYSKNFFQSMVLGGIITAMLMMAIGDSLARGLGVFGAMAIIRFRTRIDDSRDVLFLFAALSTGLAIGVYGYSISFAGTLVFCVAAVILHVTKFKAQNQKTLLLFALDSPEGLAPLQRLMEQYCVESGLKTVCLDRSKNEIRYEYFVVMQKAAEQDKFLLDMSRVNGVTQLKINHTGIGNS; translated from the coding sequence ATGCTAGATATTTTCCCTGATCAGCCAAGCTTTGAGTACCCCGCCCTGGTCAATGTCCTATATGCTCTGGTGTGGTCCTTCCTGCTGTCTTCCATTGTCGCCATTACCCACAAACTCACTTACCGCGGCGACAGCTACTCCAAGAACTTCTTTCAGTCTATGGTGCTAGGGGGCATTATCACGGCCATGCTCATGATGGCCATTGGCGATAGCCTGGCAAGGGGCTTGGGGGTGTTTGGCGCCATGGCCATTATCCGGTTCAGAACCCGCATAGATGATTCCCGTGATGTACTGTTCCTGTTCGCCGCGCTAAGTACCGGCCTGGCCATAGGCGTGTATGGCTACTCTATTTCCTTTGCAGGTACGCTGGTGTTTTGCGTGGCCGCGGTCATCCTGCATGTCACCAAATTCAAGGCCCAGAACCAAAAGACCCTTCTCCTCTTTGCCTTAGATAGCCCCGAGGGATTAGCCCCCCTCCAGCGCCTGATGGAGCAGTACTGCGTAGAAAGCGGCCTAAAAACCGTGTGCCTGGACCGCAGCAAGAACGAGATCAGGTATGAGTATTTTGTAGTGATGCAGAAGGCCGCAGAACAAGACAAGTTCCTGTTGGACATGAGCCGTGTGAACGGCGTGACGCAGCTGAAGATTAATCATACGGGTATAGGTAATTCTTGA
- a CDS encoding winged helix-turn-helix transcriptional regulator, with protein sequence MIVDNTEVVIEIDQQQFHCAMDVTMHFIGGKWKTVVLWYLRNDKKRFSELKALMPQITEKMLSIQLKQLEADGLIKRKVYTSKPPLKVEYSLTDFGTSLIPLLNEIASWGRKTGNEKGKIVKSV encoded by the coding sequence ATGATTGTTGATAATACCGAAGTAGTCATTGAAATTGACCAGCAGCAATTCCATTGCGCCATGGATGTGACCATGCACTTTATTGGGGGCAAATGGAAAACGGTGGTGTTATGGTACCTGAGGAATGACAAGAAACGGTTCAGTGAGCTAAAAGCGCTTATGCCCCAGATCACTGAAAAGATGCTGAGCATCCAGTTAAAGCAGCTGGAAGCAGACGGCCTGATCAAGCGGAAAGTCTACACCTCTAAACCACCCCTAAAGGTAGAATACTCTTTAACCGATTTCGGGACCTCCCTTATTCCTCTCTTAAATGAGATTGCCAGCTGGGGCCGTAAAACCGGTAATGAAAAAGGCAAGATTGTGAAAAGTGTATAA
- a CDS encoding HlyD family secretion protein: MRGISGFYLFIIALFAGMLFINARYFRGSTFSNIGVTYAKEYKISSDRSGRIKRVHVVPGQEVETGDLLLEMENAELDIQIMKLSTQIKSLKKEKEEKKQLLVSKMEYMAAENGIKLEELDAEIQMIASEQALNRRLTDRYGLAAGPSTPLQAGLGPEDLRVNSLVEKRKLHQQAAGIRMKDFRKDHQTSLMVLDNQMDLLNRELALLVDEKKKLNKYATEPGVIKSVSVLNGEEVDAFAPIITINPKHPSSVVGYSVGTASHHAVLGQRVTVSSFDDKRNAVQGEVIGFGAIVELPLILQKSTAVKAFGKEVFIKVDEKNSFATGEKVLIK; encoded by the coding sequence ATGAGAGGAATAAGCGGATTTTACTTGTTTATCATCGCGCTCTTCGCCGGAATGCTGTTCATTAACGCGAGGTATTTCAGGGGCAGTACGTTCTCCAATATAGGGGTTACCTATGCCAAGGAATATAAGATCAGCTCTGACCGGTCTGGTAGAATCAAACGCGTGCACGTGGTACCCGGGCAGGAAGTGGAAACCGGCGACCTGCTGCTTGAAATGGAAAACGCGGAGCTTGACATCCAGATCATGAAACTCTCAACCCAGATAAAGTCACTCAAAAAAGAGAAGGAAGAAAAAAAGCAACTACTAGTCTCTAAGATGGAATACATGGCGGCGGAAAACGGTATCAAGTTGGAGGAACTGGATGCGGAGATTCAGATGATCGCCTCAGAACAGGCGCTAAACAGAAGGCTCACCGACCGCTACGGCCTGGCTGCCGGGCCCTCCACTCCCCTGCAAGCTGGGCTTGGGCCCGAAGACTTACGGGTCAACTCCCTGGTGGAAAAGAGAAAGCTCCACCAGCAGGCCGCCGGCATCAGGATGAAAGACTTCCGAAAAGACCACCAGACCAGCCTGATGGTGCTGGATAACCAGATGGACCTGCTCAACAGGGAACTCGCCCTGCTGGTGGATGAGAAGAAAAAGCTCAACAAATACGCTACGGAGCCCGGGGTGATCAAAAGTGTCTCTGTCTTAAACGGAGAGGAAGTGGACGCCTTCGCGCCCATTATTACCATCAATCCTAAGCACCCCAGCTCTGTAGTGGGGTACTCCGTGGGGACGGCAAGCCATCATGCCGTGCTGGGGCAGCGGGTAACCGTGAGTTCCTTTGACGATAAACGCAATGCCGTACAGGGAGAGGTGATTGGCTTTGGCGCCATTGTGGAACTGCCCCTCATCCTGCAGAAGTCTACCGCGGTCAAGGCATTTGGGAAAGAGGTCTTCATAAAGGTAGACGAGAAAAACAGCTTTGCCACCGGGGAGAAAGTATTGATTAAATGA
- the ricT gene encoding regulatory iron-sulfur-containing complex subunit RicT, which yields MGCSSCSSGGCGTKTTSADGTEVVAGCKSNGGCSTGGCNRLNVFDWLSDMEIPVSFKEFDIVEIRFKGGRKEFFRNVNRLPLITGDAVVVDVPNGHHIGHVSLKGELVRLQMNKKKVQNNDELRTIYRVATEKDMEKFNAAREQEPATMYRARAIVQELKLRMKLSDVEYQADKTKATFFYSADDRVDFRELIKKLAEEFKVRIEMRQISLRHEAGRLGGIGSCGRELCCSTWLTDFRSVSTTAARYQNLSLNPSKLSGQCGRLKCCLNYELETYMDALKDIPNLNRPLQTKAGDAFLQKTDIFRRIMWFGYRGDSNWFPVTVERVHEVIKMNAAGEMPENLAHEVKKEEVEVVDFVEALEGNLDRLDDQYGKSKKKRNKKKNKGGAPSSENPAQAVATAATPEVRRDRPTGTSRLAGSEGRPRPERDRGERGDRGNRRSEGQEQRNRPERAASRPETPEGTPQPERDQNRGQQPQGQGKPRGERGGDRNRAPRENRGENRENRPPRPERLQGPRPPQQNRPQPTVDGAAGPEQAERGPRPEGEQRARRSRNRNHRNRKPGGGEGAAPTPTPEG from the coding sequence GTGGGATGTAGTTCATGTTCTAGTGGCGGCTGCGGCACCAAGACGACCTCTGCCGATGGCACCGAGGTAGTTGCGGGCTGTAAAAGCAACGGCGGTTGTAGCACGGGAGGCTGCAATCGGTTAAATGTATTTGACTGGCTCTCAGACATGGAAATACCCGTGTCTTTTAAAGAGTTTGATATAGTTGAGATCCGCTTTAAGGGCGGGCGTAAAGAGTTTTTCCGGAACGTAAACCGCCTGCCGCTCATCACCGGCGATGCCGTGGTGGTAGACGTACCTAACGGCCACCACATTGGCCACGTGTCTCTCAAAGGCGAATTAGTGCGCCTGCAGATGAACAAGAAGAAGGTGCAGAACAATGACGAGCTGCGAACCATCTACCGCGTGGCCACCGAGAAGGATATGGAGAAGTTCAACGCCGCGCGCGAGCAGGAACCCGCCACCATGTACCGTGCCCGGGCCATTGTGCAGGAACTCAAGCTGCGCATGAAACTCTCAGATGTAGAGTACCAGGCAGACAAAACCAAGGCTACCTTCTTCTACTCGGCAGATGACCGCGTGGATTTCCGGGAGCTCATCAAAAAGCTGGCCGAGGAATTCAAGGTCAGGATTGAGATGCGCCAGATTAGTTTGCGCCATGAGGCCGGCCGCTTAGGCGGCATTGGGTCCTGCGGCCGTGAGCTGTGCTGCTCTACCTGGCTCACCGATTTCAGGAGTGTGTCTACTACGGCGGCGCGCTACCAGAACCTGTCTTTGAACCCCAGCAAACTTTCCGGTCAGTGCGGGCGCCTCAAGTGCTGCCTCAACTATGAGCTGGAAACGTACATGGATGCCCTCAAAGACATCCCTAACCTGAACCGCCCACTGCAGACCAAGGCTGGCGATGCCTTCCTGCAGAAGACAGATATTTTCCGGCGCATTATGTGGTTCGGGTACCGCGGCGACAGCAACTGGTTTCCGGTGACGGTAGAGCGCGTGCATGAAGTGATCAAGATGAATGCCGCCGGCGAAATGCCCGAGAACCTGGCCCATGAAGTGAAGAAAGAGGAAGTAGAGGTAGTAGACTTTGTGGAAGCCCTGGAAGGCAACCTGGACCGTCTGGACGACCAATACGGCAAAAGCAAAAAGAAACGCAACAAGAAAAAGAACAAAGGTGGCGCCCCGTCTTCTGAAAACCCTGCCCAAGCGGTGGCTACGGCCGCTACCCCGGAGGTAAGAAGGGACCGACCTACTGGCACCTCAAGACTAGCAGGTTCTGAGGGCAGACCCCGCCCGGAACGTGACCGTGGCGAACGCGGTGACCGTGGCAACCGCCGCTCCGAAGGCCAGGAGCAACGCAACCGCCCGGAGCGCGCAGCCTCCAGACCAGAAACCCCCGAAGGAACTCCGCAGCCAGAACGCGACCAGAACAGAGGCCAGCAGCCGCAAGGCCAGGGCAAACCCAGAGGTGAGCGTGGTGGTGACCGTAATCGTGCGCCAAGGGAGAACAGAGGCGAGAACCGGGAGAACCGTCCGCCCCGCCCAGAGCGCCTTCAAGGACCGCGTCCGCCCCAGCAAAACCGCCCGCAACCCACCGTAGACGGAGCCGCCGGACCAGAACAGGCAGAGCGTGGCCCACGTCCGGAAGGCGAGCAACGGGCCAGAAGAAGCCGCAACCGCAATCACCGCAACCGCAAGCCGGGTGGCGGCGAGGGCGCGGCACCCACCCCAACCCCAGAAGGATAA
- a CDS encoding NADPH-dependent F420 reductase gives MNISVLGTGSVGQALSVRLAGLGHQVFMGTRNVADSLQKTQPDNWGNPAIGTWAKEHTEVELLSFKEAVEKGNDLIVFALNGKAVFECLDAVGEAALNGKVLLDISNPLDFGQGFPPSLFVSNTDSLGEQIQNKYPGLKVVKTLNTMSNPVMVNPHILQGDHSVFVSGNDAEAKATATRLLNSFGWEDRNIIDLGDITTARGTEMVLPLWVRLYGKLQTPFFNFHVNTAKAQ, from the coding sequence ATGAATATTTCAGTTTTAGGAACAGGTTCGGTGGGCCAGGCGCTGTCCGTACGTTTAGCTGGCTTAGGCCACCAGGTGTTTATGGGTACCCGCAACGTAGCCGATAGCCTGCAAAAGACCCAACCCGATAACTGGGGCAACCCCGCTATTGGTACCTGGGCGAAAGAGCATACCGAGGTAGAATTACTTTCCTTTAAAGAAGCAGTTGAAAAAGGCAATGACCTGATTGTTTTTGCCCTGAACGGCAAGGCGGTTTTTGAGTGCCTGGATGCCGTGGGCGAGGCAGCCCTGAACGGAAAGGTACTGCTTGACATTTCCAATCCGCTGGATTTTGGCCAAGGATTTCCGCCCTCGCTTTTCGTTTCCAACACGGACAGCCTGGGAGAGCAGATCCAGAACAAATATCCTGGTTTAAAAGTGGTGAAGACCCTTAACACCATGAGTAACCCGGTCATGGTGAACCCACACATCTTGCAAGGAGACCACAGTGTCTTTGTCAGCGGAAATGACGCGGAGGCCAAGGCAACCGCTACCCGTCTGTTGAACAGCTTCGGGTGGGAAGACAGAAACATTATTGACCTGGGTGATATTACCACCGCCCGCGGTACGGAAATGGTCCTGCCTTTGTGGGTTCGCTTATACGGGAAACTGCAGACGCCTTTCTTTAACTTTCATGTAAATACCGCTAAGGCTCAGTAG
- a CDS encoding TolC family protein — protein sequence MKASVLVKALLLALLPLSFALSAQAQVRMAEFLGAAAQDPTLEVYSKKLEHLHHKPYRLAPLRDLEFRFKNNELYKGEHDYGLRLSLANPWHLKSNSRYFKAYQSVLTAEQGLAMKEVLEARYTLVLELAFVSEQITVKQKLLANLQNQVKILENQRSSSFFDESDYVKLRLELLEEQTSLEGLQYELEKQKNVVHQLYPSTGLQENNWTFSNMVPPQRLHQLLDSLLTLPLYTARLGYYQERLKLAGSEYDLQRTKVNPGFIQTDYQPSNGKHPYGLSAGIRIPLFNPNKGDMTEKKLEMIEVRNELELEEQKAREEIEHLQKSLKGNLLRYQTLEEKESTYDLKSMFSALSELNRKNPIISLKMNAQLLKLQSLKVQQKRDIYQSYLQFLVAADLLHQRPLVNYFSPVLEPL from the coding sequence ATGAAGGCAAGCGTTTTGGTAAAGGCCTTGCTGCTGGCGCTTCTGCCGCTGTCATTTGCCCTGTCTGCCCAGGCTCAGGTGAGAATGGCAGAGTTTCTGGGCGCCGCCGCGCAGGACCCTACTCTTGAGGTCTATTCAAAAAAGCTGGAGCACCTCCACCATAAGCCCTACAGATTGGCCCCGCTCAGGGACCTGGAGTTCAGGTTCAAGAACAATGAACTTTACAAAGGCGAGCATGACTATGGGCTGCGCCTGAGCCTTGCCAACCCCTGGCATTTAAAAAGCAACAGCCGGTATTTCAAAGCCTACCAATCTGTTCTAACCGCGGAACAAGGCCTGGCCATGAAAGAGGTGCTGGAGGCCCGCTATACACTGGTACTGGAATTAGCTTTTGTCTCAGAGCAGATCACTGTAAAGCAAAAGCTGTTAGCCAACCTGCAAAACCAGGTCAAAATTCTTGAAAACCAGCGTTCCTCCAGCTTCTTTGATGAGAGCGACTATGTCAAGCTTAGGCTTGAGCTTTTGGAGGAGCAGACATCCCTGGAGGGGCTGCAGTATGAGTTGGAAAAGCAAAAAAATGTGGTGCATCAACTTTACCCTTCCACCGGCTTACAGGAAAATAACTGGACCTTCAGTAACATGGTGCCCCCTCAGCGCCTCCACCAACTCCTGGACAGCCTGCTCACACTTCCGCTTTACACCGCACGCCTGGGGTATTACCAGGAGCGGCTTAAGCTGGCAGGTTCTGAGTATGACCTGCAACGTACCAAGGTAAACCCCGGCTTTATACAAACAGACTATCAGCCCTCCAACGGAAAGCATCCATACGGTCTTTCGGCGGGTATCCGGATTCCGCTCTTCAACCCCAACAAAGGGGACATGACCGAAAAAAAACTGGAAATGATAGAGGTAAGAAACGAACTGGAACTGGAGGAACAGAAAGCCCGTGAAGAAATAGAGCATCTCCAGAAATCGCTGAAGGGCAACTTGCTGCGCTACCAAACCCTGGAGGAAAAGGAATCTACCTATGACCTAAAATCCATGTTTTCGGCCCTTAGTGAACTGAACCGCAAAAACCCGATCATCAGCCTTAAAATGAATGCCCAACTCCTTAAGTTACAGAGCCTGAAAGTGCAGCAGAAACGGGATATTTACCAAAGCTACCTGCAATTTCTGGTCGCGGCCGACCTGCTTCACCAACGGCCCCTGGTCAATTACTTCTCGCCGGTGCTGGAGCCGCTGTAG